The Hyla sarda isolate aHylSar1 chromosome 2, aHylSar1.hap1, whole genome shotgun sequence genome includes the window aaggggataagatgtatgatcgcaggggtctcgccactgggaaccccacaGCATTCTGTGCCGTGTGCTGCCTCAGAGATGGGGATGTGACTTCACGGGGTAGTCTATGCCATGCGCTGCCCCAAGATGGggacgtgacttcacggccacaccccctccattcatacccATTCTCGGGGCAGTGGATGGCATAGACTACAAGCAGAACACAACCTCCTGACAATTTTGATATGTCCTAATGGAACATATTGACAGCAGTTTTATGGGCGAGACACCAAATTGTGGCTGCAGCTTTACTGTGCCTACAAGCCATGGCCAATTGCTGCACAATTTTGCTGGTAATCTTATTTAACAAGCAAATTTGTGAAGCCATCAGCCATCGCGTGTAGGCATGGTTTCATCTGCAACGTGGGAACACAACCTAATAGATTTAGCTAGTCAGTCAATCTACAGTGactatccattttttatttaagaACTATAAttgccagtagagatgagcgaagttagtgattcgataagtcacgaacttctcagctcggcagttgctgactttatcctacataagagttcagctttcaggtgctccggtgggcatgAAAAGGGCGATAGTCCTAggagagagagtctccagcccaccaaagcacctgaaagctgaactcatttatataggataaagtcagcaaaaaCGCTGAGCCGTgaggtttgtgacaaatcaaatcactgtaacttcactcatctctagttgccagTATGATTCATAAACAGTGACCAACAGGTCAGGAATGGAGGCATGTGAAATAAAGTTGCATTCATAGTGGAGAATTTTTTCTTGCATTTGAAGGCAGTGACCATATCATTTTCACAGATGATCTATAGAACTCAAACAGCTAACATGACAAGTCAGGAGTAACTATCCCTTTAGTTGAAATGTAGAATCCATGGACAGTGGCAGAGTTTTCCCAGAAGATATTGCTTTTCCTAAACTTCAAGCCTTTGATGCTTTATGTAGTAAATGTgcattgaaattttaataaatacgATTTTGGACTCATTTAAGACTTTGACCTTTATAATACTGAATTCAGTTTGTCAAACCTGGGCATATGCAGAATATATTTAACAGTAAAACTAAAAGTGAGCACATGCACATCTGTACTGTACACACGTGCCTTTCTGCAGGGAGTGTTGTAATCTTGGAAATCCAACATGAGATTGCTGCAatatttccataaaaaaaaaagggtttattTATGCCACGCCAAGGTGTTCTGAAATGAACAAGTCCAGATTTGTTTCGCCCATATATTTTCAATAAATAAATTTAGTGTCACAGATCAAGCACATACAGATttacagttgattaaaataaaaaataatttatacacCGTCCTCACAGCGAAGAAAAACCACTTTAACCAGCAGTTTCACAGCTGCTACCTATACAATAATGTATAGGCACAAGTACCACAGGGTTAACACTGTAATGATAATTTTCTGGCAAGTCCAGGAAGTTGGCCAAGGTATGGGAAGGGATATTTTTTGTTTCTTAATTCTAGGGGGGGGTCTTCGGACATCTCCACCACACCGCTCAGGTTTCAACTCCACCATTCATGTGCAATCAGTCTTTGTGCAAATTTTCTCAGCCCTTCTCCTCCAAGCTTCTGTGCCAGCTCAATCCCTGGGGGTGAGGCTACTGCTCTCAGGATCTTCACCCCCGGGCCCGGCGTTCTCTGTCACTGATGATAAAGAACGCTGGGGAATGTCCAAAATCTAATAAAAGGAGTCCGTGTTTCATGCAGCCCTACATCAGGCAACAGCTCTTGGCCTTCTCTTTCTTGAAGGTAGAAGAAATTAACTCAGAACGACTGGGCAGATTTAAGAGTCTCTTAGATAAGCTCCGGACAGGGCTTCTACGGTTGGGGGGTGCAGGTTTAGACAGACACAGTGAAGACGCAGAACGAAATATGCTGTGCACACTTTTTTCTGATGTGAAGGCTGAACACTCTAGATAGCTCTCAGCTCCCAGTTGCTTGGCTGCAGCACAACCCTGGAATTGGAGAACATAGAAATATTAGAAACTGGTCACATACTTCATTACAGGTACATAAATGGTATAAGCACCAACTTTACACATCCAGTCCTAAAGCATAGAGCTTCATGAACAATAAGACACTGTTACTACGAAACCAAATGGGAATCCAGCCACAACGCAAGGTCTTTAATTTAGATTTATAACAAAGGACACATTGTCATCTTGGCACAAATCCAAGCAGGCGCACCAAGTACAATCTGTACATCATTtacataatacagtggtccctcaagttacaatattaattggttctgggacgaccattgtatgttgagaccagaactatggaaacctggtaattggttctaaaggcaccaaaaataggaaaaagtgagaattaaagaaaaataagtagattaaTATAGATCTAGCAAGTCCTTGCATACAaaaataagaaagatctgctgggagatgtaaatcactgtctatgtcagtgtttcccaagcagggatcctccagctgttgcaaaactataattcccagcatgcccggacagccaaaggctgtccgggcatgctgggagttttagttttgcaacagctgggggcacctcgcttgggaagcactggtctatgtagaggacaggagcttcttcagggtccagtACACAATTTCCTAAGAAAGTAACATGGActctccctcacctggtgtccaaaggagcagctaatcctggcccaaagagcacagaacatgtaatacctccctgtactgtagagggcgctaccagacaccagtcagtgcatacgcttcagtaatacaggggtcttaccagtgaatgcccattctgattggtcagttcatcgacacgtttcacagatctgtactgtccgtagcattgtatgttgagtctggtttcaacttacaatggtccagaaaagaccattgtatgttgaaactattgtatgttgaggccattgtaatttGAGGGTTCACAGTATAGAAAGTACCAGGGTTCTGAACTATGCAAAATAATCTGCACTAAGGTATTCTGGCCAGTATACTTCACCAATGGTAGACACTATATTTGGATCATGTTATTTATGTTGAACACAAACCTGCTCATATGACACCGGAGTTTGTTTCTGGTTGGACAGCTCCATAATTGTGCTAAGGTCGGTTCTTAAGTCTGTTTTGCAGCCTATTAATAGTATTCTTGTGCTGGGGCAGTAGTCCATAATTTCTGTCTTCCACTGAAAGATAAGGTTACAGCAAGTCAGTATAACTACCACATCCAAGTTTATTATACCATCCTTAATTCTAATGATAGTGTCAGAAAAAGTTGGAGTGCATGAGGAGTTACACCATTTCTGGTCATTTTAAGGACTTCTAATGCATCGTTTTCCCCTTAAAAATGTCAGTTTTTACACAACTTGGCTAAGAGGTCTCCTATACACAGCACACAAATAGAATAAGAGATTTTGTTCTTCCATCACacaaactaaaagaaaaaaacagcatgGAGAACACTAAACAGCAGTGCTGATCAATGTTGCTGAGAATCTACAAATTGAGACAGACATTGCTGCTTCTAGTAGGGGTTCTATGTGGCTTTTTATCCCTCTACAGCTGCTCCCTACCTTCTCCATGAACTGTAACCTGATCTGTCAGTGAAGTTGATAATCAGTCTCTTATAACATCAAGTTTACCAGTGAATTGAACTTTGATCAGTAGTATGGGAGAGAGAGTCTAAGAAATGTATAGAGGCTTTTTGTATGATGTTTTACTATGATTCTTGTGACCAACTGTACTACCAATTTCTAAGCTATAGATGTGTCCAACTAACAatgtaagaaaatatatatatattttttatcacacACAAAAATACACACCTTCTTTAATGCACTATCAAGGCTTTCTGGTCGGCTTACATCAAAGCAGAGCAGTACGGCATCCGAGTCACTATAACAGAGGGGACGGACGTTATCGTAATATGGGGAACCTGTGAAAAGAAGAGAAATTGTCAGATGTAAAGGTCAGGTACACATGCTAGCTGCTAGTCACATTGAATGTAGAAAGCTcgctaaaaagtaaataaaaaaactttagCTTCTGAAATTCAACAAAATTACATAATGGAGGCTGTAAAGCTACCAAAAAGCCCTTACTATATAGAGGAATTTGGGTTATTTGGCTATGGGTCTTTATAGCCTGCATATGCACACGTGCTCAGTTTACATTTAGTGGTGCAAAGAAGTGCAAGTTATGTACCGgattatactacagaggatattttgtttaaaaaagattacattacatgtaaaaaaaaaaaattatgacaaaCAAATTGTACTGGAGAtagaatgagattttttttttataaatatatatattttttatattgccaGTACAATTTATGGTTGTCATTTTCTAGGATGTTACCTCCATGGAACATTTCTGCATGTACCACCTCAAAAGCTGATCCTCCGAAGAAAGTGGTCAGTGTGAGAAGCAGTGTTGAGCCACATTAGGGTGCTCTTACATGACACAACATCAGCCACAGCTAGAGGTATTAAAGATAAGTGGACTCTTATTATTGCTGAATGGCAAGTACTAGTGGCCATGGCTAGTACTGGCCATTCACATATCTGCTTGATGCACCTGGACTTTCCAGTTTAAAGCAGAacgtctagatcagtggtctcagactgtggccctcctgggagttgaagttttgacatctggagggccacagtgattGTGTATGGAGTCCAACCATAGAACCAAGAAGGAAAATGTGGTTCCTAATCTGGGATCTAGCTACAATCatagtggcccagatttactagaaAATATAAATTCGGCGCAAGTACAAGTTCATATGATTCAGACACCATTGGGTCTGAAAAAAGTGGTGTTCCTGTACAGAGGGACGGGCCTCCGGTTAAAAGTGGAATAGCCTAAATGTGCCAAATTTCACTAATATTAGGTCTGAAAGTCTTCAGATAAGCCAGATCAAGCAGCCCTTTATACGTTGATAAATCAGCGCATTTCAAGACTGAGTTTAAGTAAATCTGCACCAAGGCTTTTACCTTGAAGCCTAGTAAAGCTATAACATCTTATGTATGACAACACCTAGAATGCCAAGGAGACCTCTGAAGAGCCAATTCCAAAAACAATGCAGCCCTCCAGAATATAAAGTATGGTGCATTTATGCTTTACTGTAGAGATGAAACGCAGCACTGCCACATGGGCTGAAGAAAACACCACACTTTATATTTTGCAcaagattatattatattttaatttagtttaagtttattttttattcattccaACTTCAGGAACTCAGCCAtcgttagattttttttaaatcttttttatcCAAAACTTCAGGGACAAGTTGGCTAATCTTTCCCTAGGGAAGTTATGTGCTGCACCCTCATAAACAAGTGCTGCCTCTGTGCTAGAAGAGGTTAGGGATGCACAACAGGTTAATGACCGTCTGAGGAGTCCGGATCACTCCTTATTTGTGGCAGTGCATTACAACACAGATCCGAGTGCCTTCTCAGCGTGCTTACAGgccattattttatttaagaGAAATAAAGTAATGGAGCTTATTCTGTGGGTATGATGTCCGGGCAGCACCCCCTCAGGCACGCATAGGGCAAGAGCTGCAAGCTGTAAGCTTTCCCCGCTTCACCCTCCCTTTCAGGTTTCAGCTCAGCAGCTTCGTGCTTAGAATAGCAAATACCCCCTCCCTGACTAGGAGAACAGTTTCCATAGCAACAAGCCCAGACCAATCCTGTTAGGGGACAGGAGGCTGCAGACTATCAAGACAttcaatataaaaatatgtacaaTAAGGACATAACTATTATAGGTGCTCCTATTGCAGCACTGCACTCCACCCGCGGTGTGGGAACAGAACGGCACGTCTCCGTAGTAGAGGAATTAGTGCTAAGCACATCCAAATGACTGAACGCTGCAAATCCCAATAGCTACAGCAAACGTCCCAAATGCAGCATCTTGTCATAAGTCACACGGTCATTGTCAAGTGTGTATCAGAAAGTCCCCTATACTGGCAAGCATCCAATATTCTAACCCTGTAAATCAGGGAGAAGATGGGCAACTTCCTAATTAGTTGCACCAAGTCATTATCCTGTGCCCTGGCTGGCGACCTGGCATTGCCTGTGTGCTGTTCGAGGACTGGCTGGTGCCTGCTGCATCCCTTCCCCTGGGGCTCTTAGGAAACTGCGTAGATGAATGTACAATTCTGAGCCACACACTGGCTGGAAGATTCTTGCCACTGATCTGCAGCATTGACTAGACTGGCTGTGCATAGCAAATAGCCAAGCAAATCACCAGCATTGCATCTCTGGAGAGGTAACCCAAAACCAGCGGCGCAAGGTCCTGTAATAAAGGAAACGCTTTACAAGATGTCAACATTAAAGACTCGCACTAAGGAGACGTCTACAGTAAATGCACAAGATGCAATGAGAAACCCTCATCACATAATTCCTTACAAATTATTTCACTAAAGTGTTGCAACCCGAATGTCACCTAAGTCACCATTACTTCTCTAGTCCTAGTGGAATAAGGCCGGGATCTCCATCTATACATTAGGATACTATGTGCCGCATATAGTCTTGATGTAAGGGTTTCCCACAGCAATAAGTCTATTTAAGATTTCCATATTTCAGCATCAGGAAAGTTTAATTCTGATTGTCGTCAAGGGGGACAAAGTCCAATTTTATGAGATGGCCATTACATGCGAGACCCAAAGTACTGTTTATTGTACAATGATAAATCTGACAAAAATGTCATTACAGATAAACATGGGAACATGTACATAATAGCATGACCCAATGGCCCTtacttactaagagtgttgtgtaggtttctttgtgggttttaattccctacaatttattttccacggtatttactaaggtttccctacattttgcttttttttttaacatatgttctgatctgtcgggttttcctcagcttaaatccaccacattctATGTGTAAAACTTGTTGCGttattgtgaaaatgtcgggaacatgccccttttcggagaccactccccctttcccccagcagccacgcccccttttcgggatTTCTTTGCAAAATGGAGAGTAAGGGTTTTtagattctggcgcaaattctggtgcaaacagAATTTCTGTCACAATGCGACaggatctggcgcacaacccgacaaaacatgtcgggtttgcaatagtaaatgagggctactgTGTACTAACAGGATGATAATGGAGTAAGAACACAAAGATGATGGGTTGCTACTTTGACGTTGATTTTACACAGCTACCAGTATTGTTCTTAACTGTGCCTATAGTAAAGGTGGCACTGAAGggcaaggctgggttcacactacggaatttccagctGGACAAAATCCGGCCAGTGATACCAAATCAGACGCCGCCAAGACCGTGTGGACACAGAGGGAGGGGGCAGGGGCTGGACAAAAGTATATAAATAATTACAAGTAGTACTTTTTGTAAgtgcccacataatgatgccagactgcccaggGCACTTCTAGGAAGACCgtaaaaagggcaggggctcagggcccctttctagtcaacctgtgcgTGCAGATTCCGCCTAATAAACAAGACCAGTCTTGGCTGTGAAATTTAGGCAGCAGGAACGTCCCCctctgaaattctgtagtgtgtactgtgcagcagagtcctattgacaacaatgggattctgctgcatcacaGCAGAAGTTTGCAGCTTAGCGAAAAGGGGCAATTGCATGAATATCACTCAATGTGCCAAAATCGTAGTGTTATATAGTCctttttagactgtctagtctaagtttgcaCCATCTAAGAattagtgtttaccaaccagggggcccctagcggttgcaaaactacaacttccagcatgcccggacagccgaaggctgtccgggcatgctgggagttgtagttttgcaacagctggagtcagacTGAATTAGATACTATTTGTAAACCCGGGCCATAGAGTCTTTTTACAACACAACTCTAAAATCCTGTAAGATTATTTACAAATTACAGAATGTTTAACAATAAACGTAAGAGATTGTTTACACTTACTAAAGTGATTATAATGGAAACAATAACATCCCAACGGGTGCACTAACTCAGGAAGTGGGTGCAGAATGAGACGGGTGTTTTGGGAAAAACGTTCATGAGGGAATGACCTATTCCACCTCATTAACAGTTacaagtatggaaatgccccataggTGTGGTGGGCCACTAGGAGCTTTCATTCAAGTCCGCCCTGGGGCAACTTTCAGGCTTGAAAGACCAGCTAAACAGCACCCAGCAGGAAACACTATAAACCTTTCATTACAGTCTTTGTTAGCACAACTGAAAAGGAATGTTAAGTACCGTAAAGTCCGTTCCCACCTACAATTGTTCCTTCCCTAACAATATTGGAAGTTTTGCATAAGAAAACAGAGCATAGGACAAGGCAACGCAGGGACA containing:
- the RND1 gene encoding rho-related GTP-binding protein Rho6; its protein translation is MKERRNPQPAVVRCKLVLVGEVHCGKTAMLQVLAKDCYPETYVPTVFENYTASLETEENRVELSLWDTSGSPYYDNVRPLCYSDSDAVLLCFDVSRPESLDSALKKWKTEIMDYCPSTRILLIGCKTDLRTDLSTIMELSNQKQTPVSYEQGCAAAKQLGAESYLECSAFTSEKSVHSIFRSASSLCLSKPAPPNRRSPVRSLSKRLLNLPSRSELISSTFKKEKAKSCCLM